One genomic segment of Streptomyces liangshanensis includes these proteins:
- a CDS encoding peptidase inhibitor family I36 protein — MKNTNGQEKTNGPEKTKKRQRVIGAMAASVALAAVALATAGSATGAGQAAGAAPYCPGGKICMWSEPHFQGDRYDWSPDEGNVFLGDHELADKVASFFAAADGCFQDSPPPAPGKTREVRANDWSADYAFGRQVDRIKPSC, encoded by the coding sequence GTGAAGAACACGAACGGCCAGGAGAAGACGAACGGCCCGGAGAAGACGAAGAAGCGGCAGCGCGTGATCGGGGCGATGGCGGCCTCGGTCGCCCTGGCGGCCGTCGCGCTGGCCACGGCGGGCTCGGCCACCGGTGCCGGGCAGGCCGCGGGCGCCGCCCCGTACTGCCCGGGCGGCAAGATCTGCATGTGGAGCGAGCCCCACTTCCAGGGCGACCGCTACGACTGGAGCCCGGACGAGGGCAACGTCTTCCTCGGCGACCACGAACTCGCCGACAAGGTCGCTTCGTTCTTCGCCGCGGCCGACGGCTGCTTCCAGGACTCGCCGCCGCCCGCCCCGGGCAAGACCCGCGAGGTCAGGGCGAACGACTGGTCGGCGGACTACGCGTTCGGCCGGCAGGTGGACCGGATCAAGCCGAGCTGCTGA